The Polaribacter sp. MED152 region AAATGAGTATTTAACTTATAATTATGTAGGTCTAAATGAAGTAAAAGTTTTAATTGAAGATATTACAAAAACGTTAAATATAGATTTAAAACTAAAATCTAGTATTACTAGTATTGAACATGAAAAGGTTGTTAATTTAGGTGAAAGTACTTTTGGTGAAAACTTATCTAATTTTAAAGCTATAAAAATAGATCCTAAAAAGCTAAACCCCAATGCTACCACAATTACACAAGCTCTAGCAGAGAAAATTCCAGATATTCTAGTTCGTTATAATGATTATGGGCAAGAGATTATTTATTTAAGGGGTAAAGAATTAGATGGCCCAACAATTTGGGAAATAGATGAAGTAATTTTTGATTTTCCATATCCTATTTATATTTCTGAAGTAAAAGATCTTTTAATAGTTACTAGTTCAGAATTTTATCCTCAGTTAGAAATTACCAATCCACTTATAAAAGTTTCAACATCAATAGATTATAAAAAAATCAAGAATTTAAATTATAATAATTATTACTTCACAAAAGATCATTACTATTCAGGTGATGCTAAAAAAAATAAGTTTATAGAAAGTAAATATCCTTTCTTAGATAAGTTTAATAAAGTATCTAAAGATGATGAACTACTTAGTATTTATAAAAATAGTTACAATACAGATAAAAACCTTACTAATTATCATTTTGCTGTTTTTAACTATTTCAAAGAAGAAAAAGTCGATAAATCTTTACTATTGAATGTATTGTCAGACTTTGAAAAATTCACAGATAATCCAGAAGATTTAAAGGCAATTGCGTACAATTATCAGGAGATAAATGAAGGTTTAAAGGCAATAGAAGTTTATAAAAGAATTTTAAAAATTAGACCTAAGAAAAGGCAATCGTTTAGAGATTTAGCTAATGCATTTTATGAACAAAAACAATACAAGAATTTTCTTAAAACTTATGCTTATTATTTACAAAAAGGTTTAAAAATAGATGCAACTGATGTTGGTGCTATAATGTCATCAGAAATTATGTCTGTTTATAATATGGATTTGGAAACTATAAATTCTACACAAAAAATTAAAATTAGTAATCCTTTAAAAAATGAGGAAAGTGATGTAAGAGTTGTAATTGAATGGAATGTTTCTGAAGCTGAATTTGTTTTGGAATTGGTAAATCCTGAATTAGAACGATACACGTTAAAAAATACATCTTCTCATAACCCTGCTTTAATTGTAGATCAAAAAGAAAAAGGGTATCAATCTAAAGAATTAATTATAAGAGAATTAAATCCTAGAAATTACCTTTTAAATTTAACCTATTTAGGTAATAAACAATACAAACCTACCTATTTTAAAATTACAACTTATTATAATTGGGGTAGAAAAAACCAATCAAAAAAAATAGAAGTTTTTGAATTGTCTGAAAAAAATAAAAAAGTAAGATTGGGTAAAATAAATCGTAGAAATTTATAATTTTTAGTAAGCATCTACGTCTGCAATAAATCGAATTGGTCTAAATTCTTTTACAGCTTCAAAAGTATTTTTGATTTTAGCCACTTGCTGTTTAGTGTTCGCTAAACTTTGTTTTGGCGGAATTTTTATAACAATGTTTTTAATATATTGATTTCGTATTCTAGATACTGCTGGTGCTGTTGGGCCTAATACATGTTCACCAAATGAAGAATACAAAGCTTTAAATAACCAATTTACTCCAGTATCTACTTTATTATAATCTCTATGTTTTAGAGTTATTTTTATAAGTCTATAATAAGGTGGATATTTATACTGCCAACGTTCTTGCAATTGTTCCTTATACATTTCTGTATAATTTGTTGTAGATACCTGTTGCAGTATTTGATGGTATGGATTATAGGTTTGAATGGCAACATTACCTTGTTTTTTACTTCTACCTGCTCTACCAGAAACTTGTACCATCATTTGGTAAGCTCTTTCATGAGCTCTAAAATCTGGGAAATTAAGCATGGTATCAGCATTTAAAATACCAACAAGAGAAACATTATCAAAATCTAAACCTTTAGATAGCATTTGTGTACCCACCAAAATATCTATTTCTCGAGCTTCAAAAGCTCCTATAATTTTTTGATAACCAAATTTACCACGAGTGGTATCTAAATCCATTCTACCAACTTTAAAGTCTGGAAACAATTCTTTAAGTTCTAGTTCTATTTGTTCTGTTCCAAACCCTTTTGTATCTAATGTATTACTACCACAAGCCGAACATGAATTTGGCATTGATCTTTGATAACTGCAATAGTGACAACGCAACTCATTTCTATATTTATGAAAAGTTAAACTTACATCACAATTAGGGCACTGAGGAGCAACCCCACAAGTTTTACATTCTACTATAGGTGAGTAACCTCGCCTATTTTGAAATAAAATGACCTGCTCTTTTTCATCTAAAGCTTCTTGAATTAATTTTAACAATCGATCTGAGAAATGACCTTTCATTTCTTTTTTCTTATGCTTGTCTTTTACATCGATCAATTCAATTTTTGGCAACTGTAAATTTCCAAAACGCCTATTTAATTCAACAAAACCATATTTATTTTGTTTGGCATTAAAATAACTTTCTAAAGACGGAGTTGCAGAACCTAATAAAATTTTAGCATTGTGCATCTTTGCCAAAACAATGGCAGAATCTCTAGCATTATATCTTGGTGAAGGTTCAAATTGCTTATAAGAGGTTTCATGTTCTTCATCTACCACAATCAAACCCAAATTAGAAAAGGGTAAAAAAACGGATGATCTTGCACCTAAAATAATCTGTGCTTTTGATTTTTTGTTAAGCAAGTTATTCCATACTTCTACTCTTTCATTAACAGTATATTTAGAGTGAAAAACAGAAATTTGTTCTCCGAAATAAATTTGTAACCTTTTAATAATTTGAGTGGTTAAGGCTATTTCTGGTAACAAAAACAATACTTGTTTACCTTCATCTAAAACATTCTGAATTAATTTGGTATATATTTCTGTTTTACCCGAACTTGTTATTCCATGCAAAAGCGTTACATCCTTATTTTTAAAACTCTCATTAATTTCGGAGTATGCTTTTTCTTGAAATTCATTCAAACTTTTTAAAGCATTAGATTCACCTTTAAAACTTATTCTATCTGTTTGTATTTCGTAGAACTCAAGGATGTTTTTTTCTACTAGAGATTTTAAAACTGCAGCAGAAACACTTGCTTTTACTTCTAGATCTTTAGCTTTAATGGGTTTTTTAGAAGTGGTTAATTGGAAAAATGTTAATACAGCTTCTCTTTGTTTTTTAGCTCTAGATAATTCTTCTAATAATGAGTTCAATGAATCATCAGAAGTATAATCTGAATGCAAGCGAACATATTTTACCAATTTTGGTTTGTATTGTTCGTAGATTTTTTCTTGAATGAATATTGCTGATTTTTTAATAAGTTCATTAACAATAGGCATCACCTTTTTCTTACCTAAAATATCTGCTACTTGATGAATTGTGAGTTGAGATTGATGTTGTAAAGCCTCATAAATTAAAAATTCTTCGTCCTCTAAAATATCTTCGTTTATAAAACCTTCATTTTTAGAAATACTAGTTTCACTTTCTAATAAAAAAGCAGATGGTAATGCAGCTCTATAAACATCTCCCAAAGAACACATATAGTAATTGGCAATCCATTGCCAATGTTTAAGTTGTAATTCATTAACTATAGGTTTCTCATCTAATATTTGAATAATATCTGTAGTATCATATAAAGTAGGCTTTTTAGTATGTATGCTAAACACTAAACCTGTATACATATTTTTATTACCAAAAGATACTGCTACTCTCATTCCCTTTTTTAGAAAACTAGCTTCCTCATCTGTAATAGAATAGGTAAAAGTTTTAGGAATTGGTATTGGTAATATTACGTCTATGAAGTTGATGTTTTCTAAAATTTAAAGCTTTGAAAAATCAAAATTAAAGAAAAAATAGTATCTTTAGGTTTATTAACTAATATTTAATCCCCCCACATATAATGACTGCCGAGAATTGGAAAAAACTAGGTAAATATGTAACTATTGATGACAAACGTATTTTTGTTATTGATACTGGAGACCATCCTGATACTTTGGTAATCTTACATGGTTACCCAACTTCATCATACGATTATTTTAGAGTTATACCAGAACTATCTCATTACTACAGAATTGTAGTTCATGATCATTTAGGTTTTGGATTTTCAGATAAACCAGATTCATTAACTTATTCTCTAATTGATCAAGCTGATGTTGCTTTAGAATTATGGAGAAAATTGGGTTTAAAAAAAGTGTCTATACTAGCACATGATTATGGTACATCTATAGCCAAAGAAATTTTAGCTAGAAGAAATCATAATTTAATTCCGCTTAAAATTGATAAAATGTATTTGTGTAGC contains the following coding sequences:
- a CDS encoding carboxypeptidase-like regulatory domain-containing protein; protein product: MKAKLTILLFVCSLLSLAQTTKDAELKTISGFIYHKNKPLKNVTILVDKTIRYTVSDENGFYSIEVKPNEYLTYNYVGLNEVKVLIEDITKTLNIDLKLKSSITSIEHEKVVNLGESTFGENLSNFKAIKIDPKKLNPNATTITQALAEKIPDILVRYNDYGQEIIYLRGKELDGPTIWEIDEVIFDFPYPIYISEVKDLLIVTSSEFYPQLEITNPLIKVSTSIDYKKIKNLNYNNYYFTKDHYYSGDAKKNKFIESKYPFLDKFNKVSKDDELLSIYKNSYNTDKNLTNYHFAVFNYFKEEKVDKSLLLNVLSDFEKFTDNPEDLKAIAYNYQEINEGLKAIEVYKRILKIRPKKRQSFRDLANAFYEQKQYKNFLKTYAYYLQKGLKIDATDVGAIMSSEIMSVYNMDLETINSTQKIKISNPLKNEESDVRVVIEWNVSEAEFVLELVNPELERYTLKNTSSHNPALIVDQKEKGYQSKELIIRELNPRNYLLNLTYLGNKQYKPTYFKITTYYNWGRKNQSKKIEVFELSEKNKKVRLGKINRRNL
- the priA gene encoding primosomal protein N', whose amino-acid sequence is MLPIPIPKTFTYSITDEEASFLKKGMRVAVSFGNKNMYTGLVFSIHTKKPTLYDTTDIIQILDEKPIVNELQLKHWQWIANYYMCSLGDVYRAALPSAFLLESETSISKNEGFINEDILEDEEFLIYEALQHQSQLTIHQVADILGKKKVMPIVNELIKKSAIFIQEKIYEQYKPKLVKYVRLHSDYTSDDSLNSLLEELSRAKKQREAVLTFFQLTTSKKPIKAKDLEVKASVSAAVLKSLVEKNILEFYEIQTDRISFKGESNALKSLNEFQEKAYSEINESFKNKDVTLLHGITSSGKTEIYTKLIQNVLDEGKQVLFLLPEIALTTQIIKRLQIYFGEQISVFHSKYTVNERVEVWNNLLNKKSKAQIILGARSSVFLPFSNLGLIVVDEEHETSYKQFEPSPRYNARDSAIVLAKMHNAKILLGSATPSLESYFNAKQNKYGFVELNRRFGNLQLPKIELIDVKDKHKKKEMKGHFSDRLLKLIQEALDEKEQVILFQNRRGYSPIVECKTCGVAPQCPNCDVSLTFHKYRNELRCHYCSYQRSMPNSCSACGSNTLDTKGFGTEQIELELKELFPDFKVGRMDLDTTRGKFGYQKIIGAFEAREIDILVGTQMLSKGLDFDNVSLVGILNADTMLNFPDFRAHERAYQMMVQVSGRAGRSKKQGNVAIQTYNPYHQILQQVSTTNYTEMYKEQLQERWQYKYPPYYRLIKITLKHRDYNKVDTGVNWLFKALYSSFGEHVLGPTAPAVSRIRNQYIKNIVIKIPPKQSLANTKQQVAKIKNTFEAVKEFRPIRFIADVDAY